The following proteins are co-located in the Primulina tabacum isolate GXHZ01 chromosome 11, ASM2559414v2, whole genome shotgun sequence genome:
- the LOC142517870 gene encoding LOW QUALITY PROTEIN: uncharacterized protein LOC142517870 (The sequence of the model RefSeq protein was modified relative to this genomic sequence to represent the inferred CDS: deleted 1 base in 1 codon) has product MYHLPASFNPFFVLHVFPNLFPMKYFQENMVSFIFFTLTFFCLVDSYVSSSIVSDFQALIALKRGFQFSNLAISTWNSSNPTSVCSWGGIKCLLNDRVISLDISNLALYGSVSPEISRLDKLVELSIDGNNFTGEIKIENMSSLSFLNISNNQFSGSLDWNYSSLANLEVLDAYNNNFSDYLPEGILSLKILKHLELGGNYFQGEIPVSYGNLVELEYLSLAGNDLRGKIPKELGNLTNLREIYLGYYNIYDGGIPKEFGKLVNLVHMDLSSCQLHGSIPSEVGNLKSLDTIFLHVNRLSGLIPKQLGNLTRLVNLDLSVNIFTGEIPYDLINLKQIKLLNLFMNRLHGPIPGFVADYPELETLAIWMNNFTGVIPTNLGQNQRLQDLDLSSNKLTGTIPKDLCFSKQLRILILQKNFLFGSIPEELGMCTSLVRVRLGYNFLNGSIPSGFIYLPQLNFLELQSNMLSGFLSESSKNSTNQTILGQINLSNNQISGILPSSLSKFSSLQILLLSKNNFSGPIPPSIGELHQVVRVDLNGNSLAGEIPHEIGNCLHLNYLDLSKNNLSGSIPEEICNIRILNYLNLSRNHLNEAIPQSIGLMKSLTTADFSFNDLSGKLPESGQFLVFNASSFMGNPGLCGSLLNNPCSITTIISPPGKSSNSFKLIFALGLLICSLVFAAAAIIKAKTFKRSGSNSWKMTAFQKLDFTVSEILECVKDGNVIGRGGAGIVYHAKIHNGVEIAVKKLLGLNSINNHDHGFKAEIQTLGNIRHRNIVKLLAFCSNKDTNILVYEYMRNGSLGEALHGKKGGLLNWNLRYNIAVDAAKGLCYLHHDCSPLILHRDVKSNNILLNSRFEAHVADFGLARCLVGGGASQCMSAIAGSFGYIAPEYAYTLKVDEKSDVYSYGVVLLELVTGRRPVGEFGEGVDIVQWIRCSTDFRREEVTRIIDPRLTVVPKDEAMHLFFVAMLCIQENSVERPTMREVVQMLSEFPRRSPELQSSSSGSGFQLQQQKNPDEKIPRDLV; this is encoded by the exons ATGTATCATCTGCCCGCCTCTTTTAATCCTTTCTTTGTTCTTCATGTCTTTCCAAACTTGTTTCCCATGAAATATTTCCAAGAAAATATGGTGTCCTTTATCTTCTTCACACTCACATTCTTCTGCCTTGTGGACAGTTATGTTTCTTCATCTATTGTTTCCGATTTTCAGGCTTTAATCGCACTGAAGCGAGGATTTCAGTTCTCTAATTTGGCTATAAGCACTTGGAATTCTTCTAATCCCACCTCGGTTTGTTCTTGGGGTGGAATCAAGTGCCTCCTCAATGATAGAGTAATATCCCTTGATATATCGAATCTTGCTCTGTATGGCTCTGTTTCCCCTGAAATTTCAAGACTTGACAAGCTGGTGGAGCTGTCCATCGACGGAAACAACTTCACTGGTGAAATCAAGATAGAAAATATGAGCAGCCTTTCCTTTCTTAACATATCCAATAATCAGTTTAGTGGGTCTTTGGATTGGAATTATTCTAGCCTTGCCAATTTAGAAGTGCTTgatgcatataacaacaatttCTCTGATTATCTTCCAGAAGGAATATTGAGTTTGAAGATTCTCAAGCACTTGGAATTAGGAGGAAACTATTTTCAGGGTGAAATCCCCGTAAGCTACGGGAATTTAGTTGAACTGGAGTATTTATCATTGGCAGGGAATGATCTTCGTGGGAAAATTCCAAAGGAACTGGGAAATCTTACTAATTTGAGAGAGATTTACTTGGGATATTACAATATTTATGATGGTGGAATTCCAAAGGAATTTGGGAAGTTGGTGAATTTAGTTCACATGGATCTTTCAAGTTGTCAATTGCATGGTTCAATCCCTTCAGAGGTGGGGAATTTGAAGTCGCTTGACACTATCTTTCTGCATGTAAATAGACTCTCGGGGCTGATCCCGAAGCAATTAGGTAACTTGACAAGACTTGTAAATCTTGATCTTTCTGTCAACATATTCACAGGAGAAATCCCATACGATCTTATCAACCTCAAGCAAATCAAGCTTCTCAATCTGTTCATGAATAGGTTGCACGGCCCAATACCAGGATTTGTTGCTGATTATCCCGAGTTAGAAACTCTTGCAATCTGGATGAACAATTTCACAGGCGTTATCCCAACGAATCTTGGCCAAAATCAGAGGCTGCAGGACCTGGATTTGTCTTCAAACAAGCTCACTGGTACAATCCCTAAAGACTTGTGTTTCTCAAAACAGCTTCGAATACTAATACTTCAAAAAAATTTCCTCTTTGGCTCAATCCCAGAGGAATTGGGCATGTGCACAAGTCTGGTAAGGGTGAGGTTGGGGTATAACTTCTTGAATGGAAGCATACCAAGTGGCTTTATTTACTTGCCTCAActaaattttcttgaattgcaGAGCAATATGTTGTCTGGGTTCTTGTCTGAGAGTAGTAAAAATTCGACCAACCAAACTATATTAGGCCAAATAAACCTTTCAAACAATCAGATTTCAGGAATTTTGCCATCATCCctttcaaaattttcttccTTACAGATCCTTTTGCTAAGTAAAAACAACTTTTCTGGTCCAATCCCTCCTTCAataggtgaactccaccaaGTAGTACGAGTTGATCTTAATGGAAATTCGCTTGCTGGCGAAATCCCACATGAAATAGGCAATTGTCTCCATCTCAATTATTTAGATTTGAGCAAGAACAATTTATCTGGCTCAATACCAGAAGAAATTTGCAATATTCGAATCTTGAATTACTTGAACCTGTCAAGAAACCACTTGAATGAAGCCATACCCCAATCCATTGGCTTGATGAAAAGCCTTACAACAGCAGATTTCTCATTCAACGATCTCTCTGGAAAACTACCCGAATCAGGGCAATTTTTAGTGTTCAATGCTTCATCATTCATGGGGAACCCTGGACTGTGTGGATCCTTGTTGAACAACCCCTGCAGCATCACAACAATCATTAGTCCACCTGGAAAATCAAGCAATTCCTTCAAGCTAATCTTTGCCCTTGGCCTGTTAATATGCTCTTTAGTATTTGCCGCAGCAGCTATCATCAAGGCCAAAACATTCAAGAGAAGTGGATCAAATTCTTGGAAAATGACC GCCTTCCAAAAGCTTGATTTCACAGTTTCTGAAATCCTGGAATGCGTCAAAGATGGCAATGTGATAGGCAGAGGAGGAGCTGGGATCGTTTACCACGCCAAAATACATAACGGAGTTGAAATTGCTGTCAAGAAACTGCTGGGATTAAACAGCATTAACAACCATGATCATGGCTTCAAAGCTGAGATTCAAACACTAGGCAACATCAGGCATAGAAACATAGTAAAACTCCTGGCATTTTGTTCCAACAAGGATACAAATATTCTTGTGTATGAATACATGAGAAATGGCAGCTTAGGGGAAGCGTTGCATGGGAAAAAGGGTGGACTCTTGAACTGGAACTTGAGGTACAATATTGCAGTGGATGCTGCCAAAGGACTATGCTATCTTCACCATGATTGCTCGCCTTTGATCCTGCATAGGGATGTCAAGTCAAACAACATATTGTTAAATTCAAGATTCGAAGCACATGTCGCAGATTTTGGTTTGGCCAGATGCTTGGTGGGTGGAGGTGCCTCTCAGTGCATGTCAGCAATTGCAGGATCTTTCGGCTACATTGCTCCAG AATACGCTTACACGTTGAAAGTTGACGAAAAGAGCGACGTCTACAGCTATGGAGTAGTCCTCCTCGAACTCGTCACAGGCCGACGGCCGGTTGGAGAGTTCGGCGAAGGAGTGGACATTGTACAGTGGATCAGGTGTTCGACGGATTTCCGCAGAGAAGAAGTCACTCGAATCATCGACCCGAGGCTGACCGTCGTCCCTAAGGATGAAGCCATGCACTTGTTCTTCGTCGCAATGCTATGTATCCAAGAAAACAGCGTCGAGCGGCCCACCATGAGGGAGGTGGTGCAGATGCTGTCGGAATTCCCCCGACGATCGCCGGAACTCCAATCGTCTTCATCGGGAAGTGGGTTTCAGTTACAGCAGCAGAAGAATCCTGATGAGAAAATTCCACGTGATCTTGTGTAA
- the LOC142518911 gene encoding uncharacterized protein LOC142518911 codes for MGRAKLNMELIIKEKSRSITFKKRKEGLIRKIKEFTTLCAVEACMIIYGPKQDKVSADPEFWPENIDEMRRIIDIHKAKNKDLGNKSYGLSDFFHDRRKKIEDELSKLRKKNMEARFPIWIDFMNCLTEAQLREFAANLRGKYEHMRATVHLKRSKEVFDVNLTDFGGLNPCQNQIFNNPGMIQRGNIEFEVINQPAISSMKPMHCPDLDHNQELHSMNQHNSVTMLMLSDNDHCMQFGGASTSGNISFKHQVFYESTAMDPMIGHSPRMSLPRFYAPPVAPSSYMMPGLFPMQIQAVAGQQPFFTRESLDEVDLMQYQMRGTGPT; via the coding sequence ATGGGGAGAGCAAAATTGAACATGGAACTGATAATCAAAGAAAAGTCAAGAAGCATAACTTTCAAGAAACGAAAAGAGGGTTTGATTAGAAAAATCAAAGAATTCACCACACTTTGTGCTGTTGAAGCATGCATGATAATCTACGGTCCGAAACAGGACAAGGTTTCCGCTGACCCCGAATTCTGGCCCGAAAACATCGATGAGATGCGACGTATAATCGACATTCACAAAGCCAAGAACAAGGATCTGGGAAACAAGTCGTATGGCTTGTCTGATTTCTTCCATGACAGGAGGAAAAAGATCGAGGATGAGCTTTCGAAGCTTCGGAAAAAGAACATGGAAGCAAGGTTCCCCATTTGGATTGATTTCATGAACTGTTTGACAGAAGCTCAGTTGAGGGAATTTGCTGCAAATTTGAGGGGCAAATATGAGCACATGAGAGCAACAGTTCATCTGAAGAGAAGTAAAGAGGTTTTTGATGTGAATTTGACTGATTTTGGGGGGTTGAATCCATGCCAAAACCAAATTTTTAACAATCCAGGGATGATCCAAAGAGGGAATATCGAATTCGAAGTCATAAACCAGCCAGCAATATCCTCAATGAAACCTATGCATTGCCCTGATTTGGATCATAACCAAGAATTGCATTCCATGAACCAGCATAATTCAGTGACAATGCTCATGTTGAGTGATAATGATCATTGCATGCAATTCGGAGGTGCGTCGACTAGTGGGAACATTTCGTTTAAGCATCAGGTTTTCTACGAGTCGACAGCAATGGACCCTATGATAGGTCACAGCCCACGGATGTCGTTGCCGCGATTTTATGCACCACCGGTGGCTCCGTCGTCGTATATGATGCCGGGGTTGTTTCCGATGCAGATTCAGGCAGTGGCGGGGCAGCAGCCATTCTTTACGAGGGAGAGCCTCGATGAGGTGGATCTCATGCAGTATCAAATGAGGGGCACTGGGCCAACTTGA
- the LOC142517987 gene encoding uncharacterized protein LOC142517987 isoform X1 has product MKRRRGSKKGKAKKPKLLSATVANDVVSNMASLNTEENSALDYSDNMVDSGTDAETKPSPPEGGQPEALNNTDSVGRPVNNTSVKAVYTRVKVKIKTSKNLESHHAFSDAPTLSDTEKSSQHFGSEKQLVPNDRMGDSSNSLSETKEDVSGTTSKKSMGIKIKSSKGFGCSSMSPCSNTETVKGDRTEKKDVELLHQHSKNNEQELKAALEVIRKVMKMDAAEPFNVPVNPVALGIPDYFDVIDTPMDFGTICSNLEKGVKYRSSEDVFRDVQYIWDNCYKYNNKGDYIVELMKRVRKNFTKYWTTVGLFNDDQPQETNGRGRECAVSCLEGVDSTPVTDIPPSSQGNTPMESGAFNLLGKKFHGLKKHKEGCQCAICVMMRRRQEREEIVRMMDGTDGSDDSVGEDMKPESPFGMYASSNIENHLDAERQGQDMKLGHIRNLYSQAKENDVTITGEREVSEDLAIGHRSGDENTPHLASGGSISSETKKEMPVHEEDGNAALDQQKPKEFLDKKQRAKMLENLRYLENPILLKLCGTLFADNSESFWNGPHSLVGRPRRRTSFHSAILKFME; this is encoded by the exons ATGAAGCGGAGGCGTGGAAGCAAGAAAGGAAAAGCAAAAAAACCAAAGTTGTTAAGCGCAACTGTCGCAAATGATGTAGTTTCTAATATGGCCAGTTTGAATACAGAAGAGAACTCTGCTCTGGATTATTCTGACAATATGGTTGACTCTGGAACAGATGCCGAGACGAAACCATCTCCACCAGAAGGTGGTCAACCAGAAGCACTTAATAATACTGATTCTGTAGGACGACCAGTTAATAATACCTCTGTGAAAGCGGTTTATACACGGGTAAAAGTTAagatcaaaacatcaaaaaatttAGAATCTCATCACGCTTTCTCTGATGCCCCCACACTTAGTGATACTGAAAAGAGTAGCCAACATTTTGGTTCAGAAAAGCAGCTAGTTCCCAATGACAGAATGGGAGACAGTTCGAACTCTTTGTCTGAGACTAAGGAAGACGTATCCGGGACTACATCAAAAAAGTCTATGGGTATAAAGATTAAATCGTCGAAGGGATTTGGTTGTTCAAGTATGAGCCCATGTAGTAATACTGAAACTGTCAAGGGAGATAGGACGGAAAAGAAGGATGTGGAGTTACTCCATCAGCATTCAAAAAACAATGAGCAAGAACTGAAAGCTGCCTTGGAA GTAATAAGGAAGGTCATGAAAATGGATGCAGCCGAGCCTTTCAATGTTCCAGTTAATCCCGTTGCTCTTGGAATACCA GACTATTTTGATGTCATTGATACACCTATGGATTTTGGTACGATATGCAGTAACCTTGAAAAAGGTGTTAAATACAGGAGTTCAGAGGATGTTTTCAGGGATGTACAGTACATATGGGATAACTGCTACAAGTATAATAATAAAGGTGATTATATTGTCGAACTCATGAAGCGGGTGAGGAAAAACTTCACAAAGTATTGGACTACTGTTGGTTTATTCAATGATGATCAGCCTCAGGAAACTAATG GAAGAGGGAGAGAATGTGCAGTTAGCTGTCTAGAAG GTGTTGATAGCACACCAGTTACGGATATTCCTCCTTCAAGTCAAGGAAATACACCAATGGAAAGTGGTGCTTTCAACCTTTTGGGTAAAAAGTTTCATGG ACTCAAGAAGCATAAGGAAGGCTGTCAATGCGCTATATGTGTAATGATGCGACGCAGGCAAGAGAGAGAGGAGATTGTTCGTATGATGGATGGAACTGACGGCAGTGATGACTCTGTGGGTGAAGACATGAAGCCAGAA AGTCCCTTTGGCATGTATGCCTCGTCAAATATAGAGAACCACTTGGACGCAGAAAGGCAAGGACAAGATATGAAGTTGGGACATATCAGAAATTTGTATAGCCAGGCAAAGGAGAATGACGTTACAATTACAGGAGAAAGGGAGGTTTCCGAAGATTTGGCGATTGGTCATAGATCAGGAGATGAAAATACACCACATTTAGCCTCTGGTGGCAGCATATCAAGTGAAACTAAGAAAGAAATGCCTGTGCATGAAGAAGATGGAAATGCCGCACTTGATCAACAGAAGCCGAAG GAATTTCTAGATAAGAAACAAAGAGCTAAAATGTTGGAGAATCTTCGTTATCTGGAGAATCCAATACTTTTAAAGTTATGCGGAACGTTGTTTGCAGACAATTCCGAGTCATTTTGGAATGGCCCTCATTCGTTGGTTGGCCGCCCCCGGAGGAGGACTTCCTTTCATTCTgccattttaaaatttatggaaTAG
- the LOC142517987 gene encoding uncharacterized protein LOC142517987 isoform X2 has translation MKRRRGSKKGKAKKPKLLSATVANDVVSNMASLNTEENSALDYSDNMVDSGTDAETKPSPPEGGQPEALNNTDSVGRPVNNTSVKAVYTRVKVKIKTSKNLESHHAFSDAPTLSDTEKSSQHFGSEKQLVPNDRMGDSSNSLSETKEDVSGTTSKKSMGIKIKSSKGFGCSSMSPCSNTETVKGDRTEKKDVELLHQHSKNNEQELKAALEVIRKVMKMDAAEPFNVPVNPVALGIPDYFDVIDTPMDFGTICSNLEKGVKYRSSEDVFRDVQYIWDNCYKYNNKGDYIVELMKRVRKNFTKYWTTVGLFNDDQPQETNGVDSTPVTDIPPSSQGNTPMESGAFNLLGKKFHGLKKHKEGCQCAICVMMRRRQEREEIVRMMDGTDGSDDSVGEDMKPESPFGMYASSNIENHLDAERQGQDMKLGHIRNLYSQAKENDVTITGEREVSEDLAIGHRSGDENTPHLASGGSISSETKKEMPVHEEDGNAALDQQKPKEFLDKKQRAKMLENLRYLENPILLKLCGTLFADNSESFWNGPHSLVGRPRRRTSFHSAILKFME, from the exons ATGAAGCGGAGGCGTGGAAGCAAGAAAGGAAAAGCAAAAAAACCAAAGTTGTTAAGCGCAACTGTCGCAAATGATGTAGTTTCTAATATGGCCAGTTTGAATACAGAAGAGAACTCTGCTCTGGATTATTCTGACAATATGGTTGACTCTGGAACAGATGCCGAGACGAAACCATCTCCACCAGAAGGTGGTCAACCAGAAGCACTTAATAATACTGATTCTGTAGGACGACCAGTTAATAATACCTCTGTGAAAGCGGTTTATACACGGGTAAAAGTTAagatcaaaacatcaaaaaatttAGAATCTCATCACGCTTTCTCTGATGCCCCCACACTTAGTGATACTGAAAAGAGTAGCCAACATTTTGGTTCAGAAAAGCAGCTAGTTCCCAATGACAGAATGGGAGACAGTTCGAACTCTTTGTCTGAGACTAAGGAAGACGTATCCGGGACTACATCAAAAAAGTCTATGGGTATAAAGATTAAATCGTCGAAGGGATTTGGTTGTTCAAGTATGAGCCCATGTAGTAATACTGAAACTGTCAAGGGAGATAGGACGGAAAAGAAGGATGTGGAGTTACTCCATCAGCATTCAAAAAACAATGAGCAAGAACTGAAAGCTGCCTTGGAA GTAATAAGGAAGGTCATGAAAATGGATGCAGCCGAGCCTTTCAATGTTCCAGTTAATCCCGTTGCTCTTGGAATACCA GACTATTTTGATGTCATTGATACACCTATGGATTTTGGTACGATATGCAGTAACCTTGAAAAAGGTGTTAAATACAGGAGTTCAGAGGATGTTTTCAGGGATGTACAGTACATATGGGATAACTGCTACAAGTATAATAATAAAGGTGATTATATTGTCGAACTCATGAAGCGGGTGAGGAAAAACTTCACAAAGTATTGGACTACTGTTGGTTTATTCAATGATGATCAGCCTCAGGAAACTAATG GTGTTGATAGCACACCAGTTACGGATATTCCTCCTTCAAGTCAAGGAAATACACCAATGGAAAGTGGTGCTTTCAACCTTTTGGGTAAAAAGTTTCATGG ACTCAAGAAGCATAAGGAAGGCTGTCAATGCGCTATATGTGTAATGATGCGACGCAGGCAAGAGAGAGAGGAGATTGTTCGTATGATGGATGGAACTGACGGCAGTGATGACTCTGTGGGTGAAGACATGAAGCCAGAA AGTCCCTTTGGCATGTATGCCTCGTCAAATATAGAGAACCACTTGGACGCAGAAAGGCAAGGACAAGATATGAAGTTGGGACATATCAGAAATTTGTATAGCCAGGCAAAGGAGAATGACGTTACAATTACAGGAGAAAGGGAGGTTTCCGAAGATTTGGCGATTGGTCATAGATCAGGAGATGAAAATACACCACATTTAGCCTCTGGTGGCAGCATATCAAGTGAAACTAAGAAAGAAATGCCTGTGCATGAAGAAGATGGAAATGCCGCACTTGATCAACAGAAGCCGAAG GAATTTCTAGATAAGAAACAAAGAGCTAAAATGTTGGAGAATCTTCGTTATCTGGAGAATCCAATACTTTTAAAGTTATGCGGAACGTTGTTTGCAGACAATTCCGAGTCATTTTGGAATGGCCCTCATTCGTTGGTTGGCCGCCCCCGGAGGAGGACTTCCTTTCATTCTgccattttaaaatttatggaaTAG